GCCCACGCCTCTCATCAGGCCATGTATCTCGGAGAAAGCTTCGTTAACTCGCGAGAAGCGCACTCGCTCCTCCAATGCAAGTGTACTTGCGCATAATTCGGCAAAAAGTCGGCATATCGTAACGATTTCAGTATCAGAACCGGCAACGCCTACTTCCCCCCAAGCAAAATGGAACTCCGAATTTATCAATGCAGTGAATGCCGCAGTAATTTGCAAGCACTCGTGCATGAGGCCCAATAGCCATGAGGTAAACTCAGAATCCTCGATGCGTACCGTAGGCTTGATGTAAAGCCCTCGCTGTAGGGCGGACCATCGTTTCAATATAGGTTCCATCTCATAGCGCAACATTTCGATCGTTAGGCGAAACTCCCAATGCTTTCCTTTTTCGAGAATAATTCGCTCAGCTAAATAGCTCAATCGTCCGAATTCTTCGAGATGTCTTTTCTCGTACCGTTGCCGAATGTCCGCGGCGGTTTTTCCCAACTGCTCCGCAGTCCAACGTTCGTGCGCTCGTTGCCATTCGAACAAAAGTCCGGCTGGATGCCGATTTGGATCGTCGTCGACTAGTTTGTGACAATTTCCGCAAAGCCAGATAGCGTTTGTGATGGCACTACGTTCTGCCGACGTCATATCCGCAACGTAACGCGCCGAACCAAGATTGGCACCGTAGATGTGTGCAGCTTCGCCTACGTTCACAGCATCATTTGGGTCATCAGTAGGGCCGCTTGTAATCGCTCCGCAGGCCGGATTAGAGCAGCGGTTCGCTGCCCGCTTCGCTAGCGTTGCTATCACCGATTGTTTGAATCTGTCCTCGATCGCCATTACGTGCCTTCCTACAATTAAGGTTTCTAGTATGAACACACTTTGTGTCGGGATCCCAGTGCTCACACGAAATGCTCGGTTTACAGGGACGGCCGCTACGTGAAGGTCTGTACGTCGACGTGACGACCACAATACACTTGCTAGCTTGCTACAGGTCGAAGCAGGGTCGTTCGAAGGGCTGCCTGGACCGTCACCAGAAGTAACCTTAGCACTCACATTATTTGACATAATATAAATTATCGAACTTTTGTCTGTAGCAGCAATATGAGAATGTCGTGTTTCAGCCAAATAGAAATGCCCGGTCCCGCCACCGGGCCATCGTGAATTGACTCTCGACGAGAATACTATCGCGAAGGTGTTTCCAGACTCGTAGAATTGCGCGATGTGCCCCGAAAACCCCACCAACGAAAAACGGCCAGCCCCGGTTGCCCCAAAGCTCGAGGCCGACGAGCCAACAACCGCCCAATTACTCGCAGACGCCGTCCAGGCCCATCGGCGAAACAATCTCACTGCAGCCCAAGCCTTATACGAAGCTGTGCTGCGCACACAACCCCAGCACCC
The sequence above is drawn from the Paraburkholderia phenazinium genome and encodes:
- a CDS encoding HNH endonuclease — translated: MAIEDRFKQSVIATLAKRAANRCSNPACGAITSGPTDDPNDAVNVGEAAHIYGANLGSARYVADMTSAERSAITNAIWLCGNCHKLVDDDPNRHPAGLLFEWQRAHERWTAEQLGKTAADIRQRYEKRHLEEFGRLSYLAERIILEKGKHWEFRLTIEMLRYEMEPILKRWSALQRGLYIKPTVRIEDSEFTSWLLGLMHECLQITAAFTALINSEFHFAWGEVGVAGSDTEIVTICRLFAELCASTLALEERVRFSRVNEAFSEIHGLMRGVGSGIFDQARKLPEFLTNVLEQDPKGGTYELNLVLTLPDHFEENIQAALERAAVVLRSQS